The window AATGATGACTTAAAACAACCTGTAATGAACAGCATTGTAGCTGTTTACGAAAAAGTTTCCTAAGGCGTGTTCTAGCTTATAAGGAAACTGTACCTAAGTAAGGCAAAACAATAAGAACCTTTTTCTTAGGAATATCGAAACAGTAGGCAGGAGCAGGAGGAACGTATAGCTTGTTAAGAAATCTTTCAACACATGTATCAACGAAAATAACAGGATAACCATTCTTAGATAGTGTATCCTTAAGAAACTTAACTTCGAGGTGAAATCTAGAAAAATCCGCAGTGAAACGGAAGCAGCGGAACATTAAAGAATATACCAAACTATATTTGTATGACAGCGGTATGAAGCAAGTAAAATTAGTATACACGCCACTAAAAGTGGGCTTTCTATAAAGAAGaatgaaatgtaaacaaacacgaAAAAGTTGCAAAACAGTAGTGAACATATCTACCACACTGTACtttgaacaaaatttaatttcaacAAGCTAATGACAATGTTATAGGTTTATAGATGCATTCCTTGGTTTTCATTTTCAGCAGTAAGTTGTTTTAGCTCTGCCATCTAACATTTCTTTCTCGTAAAGATAGTGTTTCGAATAAAGCAGAAGGCATTAATTAACTctcaataataatttaaaacctcAACGACATTTTTGTGACAAGAAATCCACAGGAAAATACCTCCCCCAGCAAACTCTAGCATTTTCTTCTTGTTACGAAAATACCAGAGTTAAAGAGTTTACCACTTAAATGTAAATGTCACGCAGGAATTTATCTattttaaaggaagaaacttttgcaGGCAAAAAGTTTCGCGAGATCAAAAAAGACTAACAAAAATTGCTTATTATTCACTTCataaacttaacaaaaaaactaaaacaaaaacgGATTCTCTTAGAAAAACCAAACATGTTTCGATACACTCAGTGTGTgaacataattaaaaaaatattttgtgagatAAGAGCAAATATTTTACAACTAGAGACACCTCGTGCATCCTTAGACAAAAAGAAGTAGTGTCATGGCGACATTTATCTCTCTTGCTCTCATTTATGCGGGAGAAGTAAAACGACACCAATCAAAGATAGGATATATAACACTTGAAATCAAAGTAAAAAATCGTAAGCATTGTATTAATAATCAATAAAATACATCGATATTGGTGTTCTGTTACCTGTTTAAGGTGTAACCTgatcaaaaaatatttgaggAGATTTTGACCATTAGTAAAAGACAAATTATTGTTGTTCAAATATACATTtcaatgtatttttaaatttaaaacatgcGCGGGTTAATGATATTTAAGGTGGTTTACAAAGACAAAACCTCGCTTTAAAAATCGGTTTCAGTTAATCACTAGGTAATACTAATGCCGGCATCcacagaagaaattgtaaagcaTGTGTGCTTCGCGTGGATTCCGAACTTAAAcggcaaaaaacttgtttaaggATTATTTTATGGACATACTTGACTTGTGGATCGACAAAAGATGTACGGCAGCACTATTTCAACCTAAAAAGCACCAAATACCTAAGACCTTAAGTCTTAAGTCTAATTGACGAGGAGTAAACTCGGAGGATGCATCGTTAGGACAGCTTTCTGATTGGGTGCGGAACACCACATTTATTATTCATAACTGTCATAAATTGTCTGAGGAGTCCCTAAAGTATCACCCAGCTATTTCAAAGCATTAAACATCGACGGAGGGGCAAGAAAGCTgtctaaaaatgcaaaaatggtTGCTATGGGCGTTTCTATGCACTTATTATGCGGTTGGTTGGAAAAAGTGCCAGATTGCGCAATTAAAACCGAAATTTGTCATAAGCACTACTTGGCACTAAGATGAATTTGCTGTCAGAAAACAGTTAAAagacaattcttgaaatttagacATTATTTGTTGGTAAACCACCTTAAGTAGAAAGTTGAGAAATCTACTTTTATGGTAGCCAGGTAAACTCTCCTCTTGCTATGCTTTATGTGTAGAAGAGAGGGagattttttgttacttttagaacagtttttagaaaaattttaaaattcgagGGTTTCGAGGGTTTTTGAGGAGGCGTAGCAACCTTGAGGACCTCAATTGTGTCAATTAACTTCAGACAATAATTAGTCAGAATTTaagacttttaattttttttcaatcttcTTGCAGTTATAACAGGGCGCCACAATGTACATATTTCCATATAAAGTTACTACagttattttgtataaaaattggacagaaatatttcttttacaaTGTGTACCCTCTATGATACAGAATATACACTTTGGACCGATTATAACATTCCGAGACTTTTTATCATTAATCAACGTCATGTCAAGCTTAACTACGAAGAAAACTTAAGTTTTTGGTTAAAgagattttattattatatcacCAACAAAGTAGGAACGTTCtagtaaacaaataaatgtCGCAAATACGACATACGAGTGACGTAAGTAGATAGAGGTGTTCTTGTTTTGGCATGACGCATGAACGACGGGGGTAGAGAAAGGTACATTTATTTTCGATTACTCAATAATAAAACAAACCTCGGACCCAACCAGACCTTATTCTCCTCATAGAAAACTTAGAAGTCCTGGGAACGACGTTATTATAATACAAGGCTTTCGTTAGGGCAGGTGATATCATTGTTTCACAGGCTAGCCATACCACGTGTAGTAACGTATAATTTATAAACTGATTATACCCAATATGTTTTGTTGTCAAATACTTCTCAAGCACAAGTCAAATAATGTGTCGCTACGACGAAtagaaattatttcaaaaaccATGTAAATATGTATTTTGAAATCACTGATAATTTTGAAACAACAACTTTATGgtaaatataattttgtttaacATCCAGCTGGACAAACAGTGTAATAAATACACTTTGTTTTGGATCCGTTTCCCCTTCTATAAGAAGGCGTTGTCGTTGCTTTGCTTGCAATATTCATTTCCAATTTGTATTTGTATGACAAAGGTTCTATAACTTCATtcataaagaagaagaagaaattgaaGTAAAAGCAGAGAAGTATTTTCATTGAGAGAAAAACTTCAAAACGCATAAACGAACCAAGCAAATCATGGAAAAAGTCGTATTATTATTTCTTCTGTTTGGTGAGTCATGATATTTTCCATTGAAATCACTAACTGGGGGAATTTTTGAGTAATTCAAATGGATGCTAAACTACATTTAGTAAAAAAGGTCATTCAAACTTGTACATGGGTCGCGGTGGGGGATGAGGTGCTTTGGCACGCTGTTTTTCCTCTAGATAATTATTTcgcttttaataaatttttttaaagtgaaaaagaaACTGTTTAGCGTCTCAGAGAATTTTTAAAGTggaaaaattcttttttgtcCAACCATACCCCTCTCTTGTCGTAATAACCTGCTCTACTGTATTTAATCCCACCCTTCCCACATAAATTAAAACCCATAATGAtacgaatatttttattttttaggactAACTTACGGTGAAAAAAAATGCGTACCTGCAATTAAGAGTGGCTGTGTACAGAAAATAGGAGAGAATGTTTTAGAAACTTTACTCGTTAGCTTTAGAGACGGATCAAGCGAAAGTATAGAGTGGACAAATTTTGACAAAAGCGTGCAAAGGTAAGTGTTAGAAAAAAACTCAAGCTAAAAGAAATTACATTGTTAGATTTGAGAAATTTATAAGCAAACACCTAGCCCTCAGAAACAACTCAGGTAGTCTGAAATTTCTaacactgttaaaaaaaaattggttacCCTTTTACAACGGTTcttctttaaagtttaaaatgagCCCAGATGCCAAATATGCTTCCGGAAATCCAAAATATACACGATTTTGTCTTTTATCATTAAAGCTGCATACTGGCCGTCCGCTGAACATTAGTGAAGTTAGGTACCAAAAGAAATCAATTGAATATCTTAGGGCCGAAATCGCAATTAGTCGTTAGCAAAcgaagctaaaataaaaaaggaggtTGCTTATAACACGACAAAAACTTGGCTAAATGTCACCTTCGTACCCTTTGGATGATCGTCTTTTACAATGCTACAACTTCGTTGCCAGGTCAATTTGCCTTTGGCAAAGAGACATAGACGTAATAGCAGTTCAGGGACTAAGAGAAACTGAAGGATAACAATACGAACTTTTAACTACTGAGTACTATTTTTGTATCTTCCATAGTTTGATATGCAAATGTGCACAAAAAGCTGCAAAAGAAAACTACGAAGTGTTTGGCGTACAATACTATGGAGAATGTTGGGGTTCAAAGAAAAGTATGAGAAATATTGCAAGACATTTTAAGCCTTCTTCCACTTGTATTGATGGTTCCTACAAGCAATGTGATGAGAAAAGTGGTGGTAAATGCGTGGGAACACAGGATTCTACGTACATATATACGATAGGTAGGTTGGGAATTCTGTGACAAAGATTTCCTGCTTCTTCTGGTTTCGCCTGATTTTTAGTTCACACataaacgaaaaataaaattgatggcTTAACAGCTTGGGTTTTGTGAAGATCATATTAATTTCTTCCGTATTTAATAAATGTGGTGTAATGTGAGAGGGTGAtatacaacctcgttcccagcgcctgtcgTCTTTTCGCGATGTCAAAAAAGACAAGATGCCGAGGTTAGGTGATATAATgagcattaacaaaaattaaatttcgatATTATAGCATAAAGTCGAAACTACTAGGTAGTCTTTCCTACCGTCTGTTTTTCTCACTTTTTCAAATAATCCTGTTGTTAGTACTGACTAGGTAGATAGATTCTCTTCGGTAAAGAATAGGTGatgaaacaaatttttgtttattttcagttCTTGCCATATAACGAATAAAACGCTTTTTTAGGTGCGACAGATAAAATTGACGGTGGGTATAGTGATTGGACAACATGGTCCACCTGCTCGGCAACATGCGGCAAAGGATACCAAGATCGATATCGTTTGTGTAACGATCCATCACCGAAAAATGGCGGTGAAAGTTGTGAAGAGAATGGCGAACCGGAGCAAGTTCGAAAGTGTGAAATAGCTCGTTGTGGACGtaagatttttttatataaataaaaatacacattCTCATCCACCCTCATTCCCAGGGATTTTTACTATAACAAGAGAAAAGGCAAAAACCTCTGGAAACGAAAGTGGTTCTCATCATATCAGAACTTTAGCTTCGTTTTCATAACGTGGTGTATAATTTATATCTTACAAATGTTAAACCTTCTAAGTTAGATAATTTCATCCCCAATTTTCTGCTGAAtacaatttgaaaaatttttgtaaatatttgtaGATTTGGTCTGTTCTTTTAGCTGCAGGGTACACGACTGCGACATGCTCGGCTACTGATACTACATACTACACCAAAGTTGCTACCGAAGTTGAATTGACTCCCTCAACACCTTTTTGTGCAGTGTTAGTAAATGCTCTCGTGCCTAGCAGTAAAAAATATACCGTCTCCGTTCAAGTGTACAGTAATGAGGAATACAGTCAAGCACGAATTGGATTAATGTTCAACGTAAAAGATTTGAAAAATTATGATTTTATATACCTCCAGTAAGTAGATCATAAAGTGACTTTAACCCTGTTTGCTAaaccttttcaatttttttagtattttgatatatttttgtaatgTTCAAAATTCTTAAGTGTAAAGTAAACATAAAACACTGAAGTGGGCATCTTGTGTAAACAATCAATCAGAAGTTTTTCAAGGTTTTTCTCAGGGAACAGATTTATATACTtaatatttttcaggtcaccTGTTATTTTTTGTGGGTTTTAGGGTTATAAGGTCCAGCAAACACCCTGATTGAGTTTATAAGGAAAGAAGGAAGCAATCTTGGCCATATTTTTGCAAAAGTTGActttaaaattaactttaaaatgAGATGTAAACAACAGACTGATGAACTCAAGTAAATCCATTCAACAAATTATTTGCTCAAAATTggtgaaactttaaaaaacagagAATatagtagaaaaaaaaaattaaattcagtGCCTTTTGGATCTCGTGCTTCCAAAAAATCTGCATGAATTAATTCTGTATGAATGTATAACAGCTATTTTACTCCATATGGTCTTGAATGTACGCGCATGTACAGTAATCTGCAAGTTCCGTTAACTTTTGTCTACACTGACAAGACTTCTATGGAAGcggcaataaaaaaaaacttttgttttttagttttagaTCTGACTTTTATTGCTACACGACTGGATCAGTTAGAAATGGATTAGAAGATTGGAGAAATAAAAAATCTGATCAATGTAACCGGGGTTTTAAAGAATACCAGTGGACCCAACTAAAGTTAGTTGTAGCCGAGTCATCGGCAACGTTAACAGCCGACGGCTTACTAATTCTAACCTGGCGACCACTATCAAGTGTAACAGGACGAGCTGGTGTTTTAATCAGAAATGATTTTAAACGCcacgaagttttttttaaagatttcaaaATACAAGcctgaataaatatttttttaatcggATATTAAATAAATTGTAGCATTTgtagtattttttaattttaagtacATGAAAAATTCTTtgcatgaaaaaaaatcaagtagaACAAAGGAAATATTTAAAAGGATTTTTAACTTGTGCTAAGTGTTAATTccattcatttttatttatttatttattttgcagaTCTTCTTTCGCGGAAGCTATcgatagtaaaaataaatataataaaaaaaattattcaacttgatttttatatttcaaaatatCCTTTACAAAGTTATGTACATAATAAATACAatagataaatatataaattaccaCTAGTGAATCACCCATGGATAAATGACTCGTgtctgtaaaaataaaaatggaaaaatatgcTCGAGTAACCACAATCAAACTGAAGCCACAATGTTTAATATATAGGAAAGGTACATTGGGACTTATCTCGTCTGTCCCATTTTTTAGACCATATGGTAACCGATGGGTCACTATTACAACAGACGTGACCtaatattaaaacattttggaCTATTTGGGAAGTAACTGAAAATGATGATAAGTTGTGAAATTTCAACCCTTATGTGTCAGACGTTATTTCCAAAACGTCCCTTGGCTCGAAATAGGATTAAGACATAAAAAACAACCTATTACTTCCCTAGTTATCTTGGTCCCGCCCGTTTTCCTAAATTTACCTTTGGAAAGTCCATATCGTTGCAGCTGACAATAAAACCTCCAGTGAGACCATGATGAACAAAATTGCGCATAATATAACTTCTGCTCTCAATCTAAGAAAAagaattactaaaaaaaatccaagcaaCATTAACATTATACATTATATGTTAAATATCACCTTAGACCGTTATTTTGCAAGTCGCGTatttaatgtattttatgttgatttatattttcatatgtaagattttatttgatgaatagtatttttttctgttttgagttttaattaaaatttaaagtacaaaatgtaaattttggttataaaagaataaaaatattaaaacagtgGAGGAGAAATTGTTGACCATCTTACACGTATGTTTGCCATAACATCATGTACAACTGTGACACTAGTATGGGTAGAGCGAGAATAACAGACCAGATTAACGTTTGCTTTCGTTCACCCAAATTGCCTTTATAACCtaaagtgaaaaagaaattttcacTCTAATGGATCAATTGTTTATTTAATATATCAATGAATCGTTCGAAATCCATATCATCGACGATACAGTTAGGTCAAGTTAGCTACGTGGTACCAGCTGTATGTGGTTGAGATTTTCCATCCTCAATTAAAAttgccacagtaagaaaatgctAATCATAATAGCAACGTCATGCAGGGTTCCCACTCATTTTGCAAGTAACTTTTTTAGGATATTTAGGAGGATTTTAGTTGTCTTTTTAGgagatttttcaataaatggAGAAAAGGCATAGAAACATTTAGGAGAATTTGAATTAGTAACAAGGGTATTATAAgtcagaaaataaatatttctgacTTATATTCCACAAAAAAATCCATAATACAAATAGAGTTTTATAAATAGTTGTTCTCTAAAAAATTTAGGAGATGTTTAGGAGTATTTGctaaaaatcaggaaattttagGATTATTTAGaaggatttaatttttttaggatttttaggAGGCGTGGGAACCCTGTCATGGTATCCCACATTAGACAAAATTCTTCGTTTCGAGCCTACAAGGATTTTCCTTTTCCAGCTTGTACAAATATCAATTTAAATACATACCGAAAAATAATCGAAAGCCTTCGATAACTGcaatgaaaaacaacaaaatgatCTCCAAAGCAAGTGTACCACCAACATCAGGAAAAGGTAACATAATGCCTGCAAGCAAAACAAATATAGaattattttcttacaaaataaCCTGCAGAGTGTTTCCCATAATGACAAGGGATGGTCTTTGGTGGGTGAATTGAAGGAGACATGAAAACACAAGATCTTAGTAATAATTACGTAAATTTGCAATATAACAACTTAAAGAAGCAGAAATTTACAttctaataacattcttccttaCCTTTGTACACATAAATCAACAATTCACATATCCAgtacaacaaaaagaaatatacGTTTAAATGCAATAGGATCTGTAGTGGCAGAGATGAAAGCTAAACCGTAATGTTAAGGCCAATTTATGGTATATGGTAAAAAGTTATGCAAACCAAAATTCTTTGTTGTGCACTACTcaattcatttttattgcatcttaataatatatttttgcattaaaaaacttagattTCAGTCCCCATAAATGGAGTTCCATTCTTTTTTACAAGCATAGTTTATTTGAAGCACTTTATGCATGGTATGTTTATGATGAAAATTTCTCTTTTTGTGCCAGTTCATCGGGTAATACAACCATTCACATTTTAACAGGTTCAGTTTATTGTTTTCATTAATATTGGGAATTTTCATGGGTCTCCCAATTAAACATATTGTCTCGGATGCAAAAACAACTCTCTGAATGTTGATTCTATGTAacgttgattattttttttatcatattttttttaattgactgATTTTTAATTGACTTTAGTGATAACtctatgttttataaaaatattcatttttgtCAGCTTTAAAATATGCTTATCATGCTTAATTTTGAATAATCTTAGCATAGATAAACTTATAAACTTTATGGTTAGAAAAAGGTGTACAGAAAAATACTTAAACTATCTCATGCAAACTAGAAACATATTTCTTGTAGGTGCAAAAAGGATACATCAACAACCATTCTTCTTCTTCCTGAAAAAAAAGTAGCTTGAGAAAACTTAACAGCAAATTAAGAAAGTTATGTGGTAAGGTATCATACAAAGAAACAGCAGAAATATACATATTTATCGAGTTACCATAACTAGCATTTGGAGGTGGTACTGGTGCAACATTTATAGGAGAAGCAGCACCAGTAGTGTTAACTTCTGATGTTGATGGACCAGCATCTTGTTCCGTTGTAGACATCT is drawn from Hydractinia symbiolongicarpus strain clone_291-10 chromosome 8, HSymV2.1, whole genome shotgun sequence and contains these coding sequences:
- the LOC130654291 gene encoding uncharacterized protein LOC130654291 isoform X1; amino-acid sequence: MEKVVLLFLLFGLTYGEKKCVPAIKSGCVQKIGENVLETLLVSFRDGSSESIEWTNFDKSVQSLICKCAQKAAKENYEVFGVQYYGECWGSKKSMRNIARHFKPSSTCIDGSYKQCDEKSGGKCVGTQDSTYIYTIGATDKIDGGYSDWTTWSTCSATCGKGYQDRYRLCNDPSPKNGGESCEENGEPEQVRKCEIARCGPAGYTTATCSATDTTYYTKVATEVELTPSTPFCAVLVNALVPSSKKYTVSVQVYSNEEYSQARIGLMFNVKDLKNYDFIYLHFRSDFYCYTTGSVRNGLEDWRNKKSDQCNRGFKEYQWTQLKLVVAESSATLTADGLLILTWRPLSSVTGRAGVLIRNDFKRHEVFFKDFKIQA
- the LOC130654295 gene encoding transmembrane protein 216-like, giving the protein MSTTEQDAGPSTSEVNTTGAASPINVAPVPPPNASYGRRRMVVDLSSLPLQILLHLNVYFFLLYWICELLIYVYKGIMLPFPDVGGTLALEIILLFFIAVIEGFRLFFGYKGNLGERKQTLIWSVILALPILVSQLYMMLWQTYVLRAEVILCAILFIMVSLEVLLSAATIWTFQRHESFIHG
- the LOC130654291 gene encoding uncharacterized protein LOC130654291 isoform X2, with the protein product MEKVVLLFLLFGLTYGEKKCVPAIKSGCVQKIGENVLETLLVSFRDGSSESIEWTNFDKSVQSLICKCAQKAAKENYEVFGVQYYGECWGSKKSMRNIARHFKPSSTCIDGSYKQCDEKSGGKCVGTQDSTYIYTIGATDKIDGGYSDWTTWSTCSATCGKGYQDRYRLCNDPSPKNGGESCEENGEPEQVRKCEIARCGRYTTATCSATDTTYYTKVATEVELTPSTPFCAVLVNALVPSSKKYTVSVQVYSNEEYSQARIGLMFNVKDLKNYDFIYLHFRSDFYCYTTGSVRNGLEDWRNKKSDQCNRGFKEYQWTQLKLVVAESSATLTADGLLILTWRPLSSVTGRAGVLIRNDFKRHEVFFKDFKIQA